Proteins from one Elgaria multicarinata webbii isolate HBS135686 ecotype San Diego chromosome 3, rElgMul1.1.pri, whole genome shotgun sequence genomic window:
- the EGR1 gene encoding early growth response protein 1: MAAAKAEMQLLPSLQMADPFGSFPHSPPTMDTNYPKLEEIMLLAGGGPQFLSSAGGTESGGGGFNPSGEGGEQSFEHLAADTFPEISLNGEKSLVETSYPSQTTRLPPITYTGRFSLEPASSGGGSNPLWPEPLFSLVSGLVGMATSSAPSTQASSASPPISSSASASPALSCSVQASDTGPIYSAAPTFPSPGAGEIFPEPSGQAFPSPSGGALQFPPPAYPAAKGGFQLPIIPDYLFPQQPPQQGEHGLGSADQKPFSSPQPSLTPLSTIKAFATQSSGGGGGGQQEPKSLPGGGGTYPSQLVKPSRMRKYPNRPSKTPPHERPYACPVESCDRRFSRSDELTRHIRIHTGQKPFQCRICMRNFSRSDHLTTHIRTHTGEKPFACDICGRKFARSDERKRHTKIHLRQKDKKADKGPATAPPPPPPPAAASPLAPYSASPGTASYPSPAATSFPSPVPASYSSPVSSYSSPVTSYSSPVTSYSSPVTSPFPSFPSPSVATSYASIASSSFQSQASVTPFPSPGGMSSPFSSQVTSALSDLASTFSPRTIEIC; the protein is encoded by the exons ATGGCCGCGGCCAAGGCCGAGATGCAGCTGCTGCCCTCGCTGCAGATGGCCGATCCCTTCGGCTCCTTCCCGCACTCGCCCCCCACCATGGACACCAACTACCCCAAGCTGGAGGAGATCATGCTGCTGGCCGGAGGGGGACCGCAGTTCCTCAGCTCCGCCGGCGGCACagagagcggcggcggcggcttcaaccCCTCCGGTGAAGGCGGAGAACAGTCCTTCGAGCACCTCGCCGCAG ACACTTTCCCCGAGATCTCTCTGAACGGCGAGAAGTCCCTGGTGGAGACGAGCTACCCGAGCCAGACCACCCGCCTGCCGCCCATCACCTACACCGGCCGCTTCTCCCTGGAGCCGGCGTCGAGCGGAGGCGGCAGCAACCCGCTGTGGCCGGAGCCCCTGTTCAGCCTGGTGAGCGGCCTGGTGGGCATGGCCACGTCCAGCGCGCCGTCGACCCAGGCGTCGTCCGCTTCGCCGCCCATCTCGTCGTCCGCCTCGGCCAGCCCGGCCCTGAGCTGCTCGGTGCAGGCCAGCGACACCGGCCCCATCTACTCGGCGGCGCCCACCTTCCCGAGCCCCGGCGCCGGCGAGATCTTCCCGGAGCCGTCGGGCCAGGCCTTCCCCAGCCCGTCGGGGGGCGCGCTGCAGTTCCCTCCGCCCGCTTACCCGGCGGCCAAGGGCGGCTTCCAGCTACCAATCATCCCGGACTACTTGTTCCCGCAGCAGCCGCCGCAGCAGGGCGAGCACGGCCTGGGCTCCGCGGACCAGAAGCCTTTCTCGAGCCCGCAGCCGTCCCTCACGCCGCTCTCCACTATCAAAGCCTTCGCCACGcagagcagcggcggcggcggcggcggccagcaGGAGCCCAAGAGCCTCCCGGGCGGCGGTGGCACGTACCCGTCGCAGCTGGTCAAACCGAGCCGCATGAGGAAATACCCCAACCGGCCCAGCAAGACGCCGCCGCACGAGCGGCCCTACGCCTGCCCCGTCGAGTCGTGCGACCGGCGCTTCTCGCGCTCCGACGAGCTCACGCGCCACATCCGCATCCACACGGGCCAGAAGCCCTTCCAGTGCCGCATCTGCATGCGCAACTTCAGCCGGAGCGACCATCTCACCACGCACATCCGCACGCACACCGGCGAGAAGCCCTTCGCCTGCGACATCTGTGGCCGCAAGTTCGCCCGCAGCGACGAGAGGAAGCGCCACACCAAGATCCACCTCCGGCAGAAGGACAAGAAGGCTGACAAGGGCCCGGCCacggccccaccaccacccccgccgcctgccgccgcctccccgctggccccCTACTCCGCCTCCCCGGGGACGGCCTCCTACCCCTCTCCCGCCGCCACGTCGTTCCCCTCGCCCGTGCCTGCTTCCTACTCCTCGCCCGTGAGCTCGTACTCTTCTCCCGTGACGTCGTACTCTTCCCCCGTGACGTCGTACTCTTCCCCCGTGACGTcacccttcccctccttcccatcgCCCTCGGTGGCCACCAGCTACGCTTCCATCGCCTCGTCCTCCTTCCAGAGCCAGGCGTCGgtcacccctttcccctcccccgggGGCATGTCCAGCCCCTTCAGCTCCCAAGTGACTTCCGCACTTTCCGACCTGGCCTCCACTTTCTCGCCACGGACCATTGAGATCTGTTGA